The following are encoded together in the Anopheles nili chromosome 3, idAnoNiliSN_F5_01, whole genome shotgun sequence genome:
- the LOC128722993 gene encoding homeotic protein spalt-major-like: MIQVDPVGYPSNVKDESSADEDMKENGCADNENTIANPSVQLLAKMSEEFAEKAAAAAAAAVAAGRLSDHHLHHPHYQSAAATGRHQQESDRADEIAAHNEDNLSEDENNDDEEMPSGLGRPGSRVVAGPGDEGPNEDKKGHGDGDCPTGRSSPRSPVSLVGRVSVAEGLGSMLGTGDPRDEPSNLAAAAAAAALGGPAAAAALAAAAAAAAAAAKGSGPGGGPVGDFGPGAPPFGFPLGPPTSGMSIQAFQNAIAQFTANALANNMDNDTVVKNLAVLQSALFTLQQQQFLQFQLIQHLQSQLVKKHTEKEADVASTLLGGGLAGLASGGGGAPVDSATIGFLNNNNNNHNQHNHNKGGSQMQHSNNVSRHHQQLQQQQQQQHHHHHHHHHQQLLQQQSVKNEPQDLRKSHAAADAEEEEEVEEEGIEDAFSKSYQMANMMAAAAAAAKSHVPPHVSELLRPSIHAVPEEELRKPKSSSSASESNSIFGMGALAASVGEKRSSGDQPGSQSVSLGASTGSSTTPASLSTASGSSTGVSGRSEKDEILTYHQEHPASSGSFSSLAANIITDHAPSMLGEPNSLAMLEKKAQEVLNSASQGILSNNLLDELAFANDKSSPNGRNDAALFKHRCRYCGKIFGSDSSLQIHIRSHTGERPYKCNVCGSRFTTKGNLKVHFQRHSDKYPHIPMNPNPVPEHLDKYFPPLIPQEALKEQQQQQQQQQQQQQQTGPSSSQPSPMPPGGPGGPSLSGSGPAAFPGVVDGRAPPGFPPRAFFPDFYIPRPPHAQLQDLFGAPANDSAGRVPVDLSQMKKPEPVPPVRDATPELRATHSPDLSNDAPTPAKIKQEPMDESLDLSDKSTKVPVVGATRSTSTPIQHHRDMDVDSSKDGSKDDPQLMSDAPEHHLKEDNGVLGPGPLGALNSSISEKEFPLKLKNNSIENLATVPSVSPPSSSSSGSLYQDTVLDPSFYAAHLPRPDSNDSSWENFIEISSETSKLQELVDNIENKTSEPNQCLVCKKVLSCRSALQMHYRVHTGERPFRCKICGRSFTTKGNLKTHMSVHRIKPPMRTLHQCPVCHQKFSNIFVLQQHIRLHTGEMTDLTPDQIKAAEIKDYEGGVPPPPHPDALRLNPFGMRLASEFHQQQQHLAQQQQQQQQQQLQHEQQQRQQQQQQNKRSLEHSDEENDNDRDVRRPPSVDRVVAPIGKMPKVPIHEKLKVKSGLTSPAIDSQVEDLRTMNLQRLSMRSLPPAEDSFSRDSSSASPTIAISAGSEAKRLRSSSPSNTSSSTAHSRRSPISTPPTVGGAEQASAAGRAAAAAAAAVAFPYGPPFLGMPQFPPFINRPPFLGNVPIVPPGSSMPPFGLFGVRGNTTTCNICFKTFACNSALEIHYRSHTKERPFKCSICDRGFSTKGNMKQHMLTHKIRDMFGSSGGHSGDESRTQTPPQDTHSQSSNGSESHHQQQQAAHQQDGGAQDYSPTGGSDHRYEGESRERSKSTGSYDGTSGRHESGVQDGGQQSAGVGLEENGSSSLQSCASDRGSSPTPLMAGSAAAVAAAAAAAAAAAAASNNNYNEYMGKEVVDLKNWCQKLKEMPENIAAS, translated from the exons ATATGAAGGAGAATGGTTGTGCCGATAACGAGAACACAATCGCGAACCCGTCGGTGCAATTGTTAGCCAAGATGTCGGAGGAATTTGCCGAAAaggcggcggcagcggcagcggcggcggtggcagcGGGCCGGCTCAGcgatcatcatcttcatcatccgCACTATCAGTCGGCGGCGGCGACAGGTCGCCATCAGCAGGAGTCCGATCGGGCCGATGAAATCGCGGCACATAACGAGGATAATTTAAGCGAGGACGAAAACAATGACGACGAAGAGATGCCCTCGGGTCTCGGGCGGCCAGGTTCGCGGGTCGTAGCGGGGCCTGGCGACGAAGGACCCAATGAGGACAAGAAGGGCCACGGTGATGGTGACTGCCCGACGGGTCGCAGTAGTCCTCGTTCACCGGTCTCGCTAGTTGGACGAGTGAGCGTTGCAGAAGGCCTTGGCTCGATGTTGGGCACAGGTGATCCTAGGGATGAGCCCTCGAATTTGGCCGCTGCGGCAGCTGCTGCCGCGTTAGGAGGTCCTGCAGCCGCCGCTGCTCTAGCGgcggctgcggctgctgcagcagcagcggccaAGGGCTCAGGACCTGGTGGTGGTCCGGTGGGAGACTTTGGTCCTGGTGCACCACCCTTCGGATTTCCACTTGGCCCACCCACCTCTGGCATGTCGATTCAGGCTTTCCAGAACGCGATCGCGCAGTTCACGGCTAACGCGCTCGCTAACAACATGGACAATGACACGGTGGTGAAAAACCTGGCCGTCTTGCAGTCTGCTCTGTTCACgcttcagcaacagcagtttCTGCAGTTCCAGCTCATTCAACACCTGCAATCGCAGCTGGTGAAGAAGCACACCGAGAAGGAGGCTGACGTCGCCTCAACACTGCTTGGTGGTGGACTCGCGGGGCTagccagtggtggtggtggtgctccTGTCGATAGCGCAACGATCGGTTTCctcaataacaacaacaacaaccacaaccagCACAATCACAACAAGGGCGGTTCGCAGATGCAACACTCTAACAACGTCAGCCGCCATCATCAGcaacttcagcagcagcagcagcagcagcatcatcaccatcatcatcatcaccatcagcaactCCTGCAACAGCAGAGTGTCAAGAACGAGCCGCAGGATCTGCGAAAGTCACACGCAGCCGCGGATgcggaagaggaagaggaagtgGAAGAGGAGGGCATCGAGGACGCGTTTAGCAAGAGCTATCAGATGGCGAACATGATGGCGGCTGCGGCGGCTGCCGCAAAGTCCCACGTGCCACCGCACGTCAGTGAGCTGTTGCGACCTTCGATCCACGCCGTGCCGGAAGAGGAACTAAG GAAGCCGAAGTCGTCCTCGTCGGCATCTGAGTCGAATAGTATCTTCGGAATGGGCGCTCTCGCAGCCTCTGTGGGTGAGAAGCGATCATCCGGAGATCAGCCTGGGAGTCAATCAGTGTCCCTGGGAGCTTCGACCGGGTCTTCGACGACTCCTGCTAGTTTGAGCACGGCTTCGGGGAGTTCGACGGGTGTGTCTGGACGctcggaaaaggacgaaatccTGACCTACCACCAGGAACATCCGGCGTCTTCCGGAAGCTTCTCATCCCTGGCAGCGAATATCATCACCGACCACGCACCATCGATGCTCGGAGAGCCCAACTCACTGGCCATGCTGGAGAAGAAGGCTCAGGAGGTGTTGAATTCCGCCTCGCAGGGTATCCTCTCGAACAACCTGCTCGATGAGTTGGCTTTCGCGAATGATAAGTCGTCCCCGAACGGACGCAATGATGCGGCTCTGTTCAAACACAGGTGCCGGTATTGTGGCAAGATCTTTGGTTCCGACTCCTCGCTGCAGATCCACATCCGGTCACACACGGGCGAACGGCCCTACAAGTGCAACGTGTGCGGTAGTCGCTTCACGACCAAGGGCAACCTGAAGGTGCACTTCCAACGCCACTCGGACAAATATCCGCATATCCCAATGAACCCGAATCCAGTGCCGGAGCATCTGGACAAGTACTTCCCGCCACTTATCCCGCAGGAGGCGCTCAaggaacagcaacaacagcagcaacagcaacaacagcagcagcagcagacagGTCCTTCGTCCTCGCAGCCTTCACCCATGCCACCTGGAGGTCCTGGGGGACCCAGTCTATCCGGTAGCGGTCCAGCAGCCTTCCCGGGTGTGGTGGATGGGCGGGCTCCTCCCGGGTTCCCACCACGCGCCTTCTTTCCCGACTTCTACATCCCACGGCCACCTCACGCGCAGCTACAGGATCTGTTTGGAGCGCCTGCAAATGACTCCGCCGGTCGGGTTCCGGTAGACCTATCGCAGATGAAGAagccggaaccggtgccacCGGTGAGAGATGCTACCCCCGAACTGCGAGCCACTCACTCACCCGACCTGTCCAATGACGCCCCAACACCGGCCAAGATTAAGCAGGAACCGATGGACGAGTCGTTAGACCTGTCAGATAAGTCTACCAAAGTACCGGTGGTCGGTGCGACCCGATCCACCAGCACACCGATCCAACATCACCGCGACATGGACGTTGACTCGTCGAAAGACGGCTCTAAGGACGACCCCCAGTTGATGAGTGACGCCCCGGAACACCATCTCAAAGAGGACAATGGCGTGCTAGGACCCGGACCACTGGGGGCATTGAACAGCTCGATCAGTGAGAAGGAATTCCCACTGAAGCTAAAGAACAACTCGATCGAGAACCTGGCGACGGTACCGTCAGTGTCACCACCATCAAGCTCGTCCTCGGGTTCGCTGTATCAGGATACGGTGTTGGATCCATCGTTCTATGCGGCGCACCTACCACGCCCTGACAGCAATGACAGCTCGTGGGAGAACTTCATCGAGATCTCGTCGGAAACGTCCAAGCTGCAGGAGTTGGTGGACAACATCGAGAACAAGACGTCCGAGCCGAACCAGTGTCTCGTGTGCAAGAAGGTACTTTCGTGCCGGAGTGCGTTACAGATGCACTATCGCGTGCACACAGGTGAACGTCCGTTCCGGTGCAAGATCTGTGGACGGTCTTTCACGACTAAGGGCAACCTGAAGACACACATGAGCGTACACCGGATAAAGCCACCTATGCGCACGCTCCACCAGTGCCCAGTGTGTCATCAGAAGTTCTCCAACATCTTCGTGCTGCAACAGCACATTCGATTGCACACGGGTGAGATGACGGATCTAACACCCGACCAGATCAAGGCAGCCGAGATCAAGGACTACGAGGGTGGagttccaccaccacctcatCCGGATGCGTTACGGCTCAATCCCTTCGGCATGCGGCTGGCCAGCGAGttccaccagcaacagcaacacctggctcagcaacaacagcagcaacagcaacaacagctgcaacacgaacagcagcaacgccagcaacagcagcagcagaacaagCGATCACTCGAGCACTCGGACGAAGAGAACGACAATGATCGAGACGTACGACGACCTCCGTCTGTGGATCGAGTCGTAGCCCCTATCGGCAAGATGCCGAAGGTACCAATCCACGAGAAGCTGAAGGTTAAGTCAGGTCTAACATCACCAGCGATCGACAGCCAAGTGGAGGATCTTCGCACGATGAACCTGCAGCGATTGTCAATGCGATCACTGCCACCGGCTGAAGACTCCTTCTCGCGTGACTCTTCATCTGCTAGCCCTACCATCGCCATTTCGGCCGGATCGGAAGCGAAACGGTTGCGATCTTCGAGCCCTTCGAATACGTCCTCTTCCACGGCACATTCGCGACGTTCACCTATTTCGACACCACCGACAGTGGGTGGTGCGGAACAGGCCAGTGCTGCTGGAAgagctgcagcagcggcagctgCTGCCGTCGCTTTTCCGTACGGACCACCCTTCCTGGGGATGCCGCAGTTCCCGCCATTCATCAATCGACCGCCCTTTTTGGGCAATGTACCGATCGTGCCGCCCGGCTCGAGTATGCCGCCGTTTGGGCTTTTCG GCGTTCGTGGAAACACAACAACTTGTAATATTTGCTTTAAAACTTTCGCCTGTAATTCCGCACTCGAAATTCATTACCGAAGCCATACGAAGGAGCGCCCATTCAAATGTTCAATCTGCGATCGAGGATTCTCTACCAAG GGAAATATGAAGCAGCACATGCTCACTCACAAAATCCGTGATATGTTCGGCAGCTCGGGTGGCCATTCCGGTGATGAGTCGCGCACTCAAACACCACCCCAGGACACCCATTCGCAGTCGTCCAATGGGTCGGAAtcgcaccatcagcagcagcaggctgCACATCAGCAAGATGGCGGCGCCCAGGACTACTCACCGACCGGTGGAAGTGATCACCGGTACGAGGGCGAAAGCCGGGAGCGTTCCAAATCGACGGGCAGCTACGACGGGACGTCGGGCAGACACGAGAGCGGAGTCCAGGATGGTGGCCAGCAGTCTGCGGGCGTAGGACTCGAAGAAAATGGCTCCAGCAGCCTGCAATCATGCGCGTCCGATCGTGGCAGTTCGCCGACACCTCTGATGGCCGGAAGtgccgctgctgttgctgccgctgcagccgctgccgccgcagcagccgccgccTCGAACAACAACTACAACGAGTACATGGGCAAGGAGGTGGTGGATCTGAAGAACTGGTGCCAGAAGCTCAAGGAGATGCCGGAGAACATTGCCGCGAGTTGA